Sequence from the Catenuloplanes indicus genome:
GGCGAACGTGTTGCACGGCTCGCGCGGGACCGAGACCTCCAGCACCAGGTCGGCGCCGATCCGCCAGCGCTCGCCGATCAGTGCGTTCGTGACGTCCAGGCCGGCCGTGGTGAGGTTCTCGCCGAACACGCCGCCGGGCAGGTCCCGGCCCAGCTCCGCGGCCCACACGTCCAGGTCCTCGCGGGCGTAGACGTAGACGGCCTGGTCGTCGCCGCCGTGGTGGCGGTTGTCGAAGATCTGGTCGTGCACCAGGCCGCTGCCCAGCCCGGTCGCGCGGTCGCCGGGCGCACGGACCAGCACCGGCCCGTCCACCGGACGCTTGTCGATGCCGGTCTTGCGCACCGTGCCGGGCACGCGGCCGGGCACGGCCAGGTTGACGGAGAGCACGTGAGCCACCACGCGGGAAGAGTACACGCTCTCCGTACCCCTCGATGATCTAGTGAACGCGCAGCGACCAGGCGCGGACGCCGCCGACGATGCCGGCCGTGTTCGGCACGATCACCACGTCGTCGCCCATCCGCAGCAGCTGCTCCGGGATGATCCGCCGGGAGTTGCCGCCGCCGATGTAGAGCCGGTCCCAGAGGAACACCGGGCGCAGGCCCTCGACCACCCGGGCCACCCGGCGCGACCAGAACGAGTCGCCGAGCCGGCGCCGCTCGTGCTCGCCGATGTACGTGTCGTACGACATGCCCCAGCGCACCGGCGCCTGCGAGAACTCCAGGTGCGGCGCGAGCCGCCCACCGTCGAACAGCGCGCAGCCGAGCCCGGTGCCGAGCGTCAGCACCAGCTCCAGCCCGGTGCCGGCGACCACGCCCGCACCGTGCACCTCCGCGTCGTTGAGCACCAGCGTCGGGCGGTCGAACGCGGCGCCGAGCGCGGACCGGGCGTCGAAGTTCGCCCAGGCCTTGGCCAGCTCCGGGTCGATGCGCGTGCGCGGCCCGGCCTTCGTGATGTAGTGCGGGGTGGCGACCACCACACCGTGCCGGATCATGCCCGGCATCCCCACCGTCACCCGGTCCGCGGGCGGCAGCTGGTGCGACAGCTCCACCAGCGTCTTCACGAAAAGATCAGGATGCAGGGGGTACGGGGTGGGGACGCGCAGCGGCTGGGCACGCATCGTGCCGGACTCGTCCAGCACGGAGGCCTTGATACCACCGCCACCACAGTCGATCGCCAGGGTCGTATGCACGCCGACTAGTGTGCCAAGCCCTGCCCGGGTCCGCGCTCTGGCAGTCTGTATCGATGATCCAAGCGGTGGTATTCGACCTCGACGGCGTGCTGATCGACACCGAGCCGGTGTGGGAGGAGGTGCGCCGCGGGCTGGTCGCGGAGTCCGGCGGCACCTGGCTGCCGGACGCGCAGACGCGGCTGATGGGCATGAGCACCGGCGAGTGGTCCCGTTACCTCGCCGAGGACCTGGGCGTCGGCGGTACGCCGGAGGAGGTCGCGGCCGAGGTGCTGCGGCGGATGGCGGCCCGGTACGAGACCGCGCTGCCGCTGATCCCGGGCGCGGTCGAGGCGGTGCGGCGGATCGGCGCGGAGTACCGGCTCGCGGTGGCCAGCTCGTCCGCGCGCGTGCTGATCGACCACGTGCTGGCCGCGGCCGGGATCACCGCGCTGTTCGAGACCACGGTGTCGACCGAGGAGGTGCCGCGCGGGAAGCCGGCGCCGGACGCGTACCTGACCGCGGCGTCCCGGCTCGGGCTGGCGCCGGAGCGGTGCGCGGCCGTGGAGGACTCGTCGAACGGGCTGCGGTCCGCGTCCGCGGCGGGGCTCGCGGTGGTGGCGATCCCGCAGCCGGCCTACCCACCGGCCGGCGACGCGCTGATGCTGGCGGACAGCCTGCTGACGTCGCTGGCGGAGCTGACCCCGGAGCTGATCGCCTCGCTGCGCGACTGACCGGACCGCGGACCCCTCCGCCCGCTGCTCCGCGTGGCGGGGTTCCGGGTGCCCCCGCGGGCGCCGACGGGGTGTCACGCGCGCTGTGCCACGAGATCGTCGGGCGCCGGCCCGCAACGAGGAGGACCGGCGCCCGGAATCCACACCGGGACCTACGCGGGGGACGCCGTGCAGGGCGTGCCGTTGAGCGTGAAAGCAGTCGGTGCCGCGGGCGCGGCGCCGGTGTAGGACGCCTGGAATCCGGTGCTGACCGTGCCACCGGCCGGGACCGAGCCGTTCCAGGCGACGTTCGCCGCGGTGAGCGTGCTGCCGGACTGCGTCCAGCTGCCGTTCCAGCCGTTGGTGAGCGTGACCGTGCCGCCGACCGTGAACGCGACCCGCCACGAGCTGATCGCGGCGCCGTTGTTGGTGACCCGCAGCTCGGTGGTGAGCCCGGTCGACCACTGGTTGACCGTGTACCGCACCGCACACCCGGCCGGGCCCGGCGTCGGGCTGCCGGTCGGGCTTGCGGTCGGGGTCGCGCTGCGCGTGGTCGTCGGCGTCACCACCGGGCCGGCCGCGATCGCCAGGTCGTAGGCCCGCTGCGGGACGAACTGGCCGGCGCCGGCGATGCAGCCGTCCGCCTCGCCGGGCAGCTTGATCCACAGGTACGCGTCCAGGATCGGGTCCTCCACCGCGTCCGTGGACGGGATGCCGATCGCCCGGCCGGCCGGGTCGCACCACTCGCTGCCGGCCGGCCCGTTGCCGTTCCGGCTGGTGTCGATCACGCCCTTGAGCGAGGAGTCGCCGGTGGCCGCGATCACCGCTTTGACGTAGGGGACGGCCTCCGCGTTGGTCCGGTAGTTCGAGACGTTGACCGAGATGCCGTCCGCGCTGTTCGCGATGTCGGCGCGGACCAGCCGGGCGGCCATCTCGGCCGGCGCCAGCCACGCCGAGTGTGCCGCGTCGAAGTACACCTTCGCCTGTGCGGACGCTGCCTTGAACGCCTTGCCCGCGTACGCCATCGACGCGTACACCTCGTTCTGCTGCGACTGGTCGAGGCAGCTGGTCATCAGCGCGAGCACGTCCGGCTCCAGGATGATCGCGGCGGGCCGGCCGCGCAGCCCGGCCGCGACCTGGTCGACCCACGCCCGGTACGCCGCGTGGTTCGCCAGCCCGCCGGAGCTGGCGCCGCTGCAGTCCCGGTTCGGGATGTTGTAGACCACCATGATCGGAATCTTCCCGGCCGCGGCGGCCGCGCCGACGAACGCGTCGACCTCGCCCGCGACCGTGCCCGGGTTGTTCGCGGTGAACCAGCGGCCCTGTGGCACGCTCGCGATCCGGTCCCGGATGACGGCGGCGCGGGAGTCGTTCGGGTTGGCGGCGACCCACCTCGCGGCGTTCGTGGCCGGGTCGACGTAGTAGGGCGATTCGGCTGCGGCCGCGGTGGACGGCAGCAGCAGGCCGGCGCCGGCCACCGTGGCGGCGGCGACCGCCACGGCGGCCAGGACGGATCTGGGGCGCATGGGTGCTCCTCGCAGGCGGTGGGATCGAAGGTCGACGGGAGCGCTCCCACGACCTTACTCATCAACCTGCGTCTATGCAAAGCAGAAGTCCGCCGCCCCCGCGGTGCAGCGCGGGGGCGGCGGACCGGGGAACGCCTGTTACGCGTGCAGCTCCGGCAGGAAGCTGATCACGCCGAACTCCGCGCCGCTCGGGTCGGCCAGGATCGCGTACGACCCCATGGTGGCGGCGCGCATGCCGGCTACCACGGACCCGCCGAGCGCCACGCACCGGCCGGCCGTGGTCGCCACGTCCTCGGCCTCGAAGCAGGTGAGCCAGCGGGCCGCGCCCTCGGTGACGCGCATGCCCGCGACCACACGCGCGCTGCTGGTCAGGTACTCCGAGTACCGCACACCGGGCGCGTACTCCGCGTTCTGCTCGGTCCACTGGAAGATCTTGCCGTAGAACGAGGAGATCGTGTCCGGGTTCGGCGTGCTCAGCTCGAACCAGCAGGACGCGCCGGGCTCCTCGTTGATCTGGGCGCCGCCGAACGCGCCCTTCTTCTCGAATGCGCCGAAGACCGCGCCGTCCGGGTCACGGAACAGCGCGGCCAGGCCGCCGTTCGGCATCTCGTGCGGCGCGCGCAGCACGGTGCCGCCCGCGTCCGCCACCAGCACGGAGACGGCCTCGATGTCCTCGACCGCCACGTAGGTCGCCCAGGCGCTGCCGCCCAGGTCAGGAGCGTCGTCCGAATGCGACAGACCGGCCGCCGCCAGGTCACGCAGCCGGAAGGTCCGGTC
This genomic interval carries:
- a CDS encoding VOC family protein, which gives rise to MRVRGYPQGTPCWAELIGEESADATAFYGELFGWKTDDRTFRLRDLAAAGLSHSDDAPDLGGSAWATYVAVEDIEAVSVLVADAGGTVLRAPHEMPNGGLAALFRDPDGAVFGAFEKKGAFGGAQINEEPGASCWFELSTPNPDTISSFYGKIFQWTEQNAEYAPGVRYSEYLTSSARVVAGMRVTEGAARWLTCFEAEDVATTAGRCVALGGSVVAGMRAATMGSYAILADPSGAEFGVISFLPELHA
- a CDS encoding ROK family protein encodes the protein MHTTLAIDCGGGGIKASVLDESGTMRAQPLRVPTPYPLHPDLFVKTLVELSHQLPPADRVTVGMPGMIRHGVVVATPHYITKAGPRTRIDPELAKAWANFDARSALGAAFDRPTLVLNDAEVHGAGVVAGTGLELVLTLGTGLGCALFDGGRLAPHLEFSQAPVRWGMSYDTYIGEHERRRLGDSFWSRRVARVVEGLRPVFLWDRLYIGGGNSRRIIPEQLLRMGDDVVIVPNTAGIVGGVRAWSLRVH
- a CDS encoding HAD family hydrolase, with translation MIQAVVFDLDGVLIDTEPVWEEVRRGLVAESGGTWLPDAQTRLMGMSTGEWSRYLAEDLGVGGTPEEVAAEVLRRMAARYETALPLIPGAVEAVRRIGAEYRLAVASSSARVLIDHVLAAAGITALFETTVSTEEVPRGKPAPDAYLTAASRLGLAPERCAAVEDSSNGLRSASAAGLAVVAIPQPAYPPAGDALMLADSLLTSLAELTPELIASLRD
- a CDS encoding MOSC domain-containing protein, with protein sequence MAHVLSVNLAVPGRVPGTVRKTGIDKRPVDGPVLVRAPGDRATGLGSGLVHDQIFDNRHHGGDDQAVYVYAREDLDVWAAELGRDLPGGVFGENLTTAGLDVTNALIGERWRIGADLVLEVSVPREPCNTFARWMDVPGWLKTFTQRAVPGTYLRVIAPGEVRAGDRIVVEHRPPHEVTVGLAFRAMTLERELQPRLLDAPALPPKVLAKARKYAERVTAGPGQ
- a CDS encoding glycoside hydrolase family 6 protein, producing MRPRSVLAAVAVAAATVAGAGLLLPSTAAAAESPYYVDPATNAARWVAANPNDSRAAVIRDRIASVPQGRWFTANNPGTVAGEVDAFVGAAAAAGKIPIMVVYNIPNRDCSGASSGGLANHAAYRAWVDQVAAGLRGRPAAIILEPDVLALMTSCLDQSQQNEVYASMAYAGKAFKAASAQAKVYFDAAHSAWLAPAEMAARLVRADIANSADGISVNVSNYRTNAEAVPYVKAVIAATGDSSLKGVIDTSRNGNGPAGSEWCDPAGRAIGIPSTDAVEDPILDAYLWIKLPGEADGCIAGAGQFVPQRAYDLAIAAGPVVTPTTTRSATPTASPTGSPTPGPAGCAVRYTVNQWSTGLTTELRVTNNGAAISSWRVAFTVGGTVTLTNGWNGSWTQSGSTLTAANVAWNGSVPAGGTVSTGFQASYTGAAPAAPTAFTLNGTPCTASPA